The stretch of DNA AAGGCGGCCTGCTGACCATCCTGTTCGGCGTGATCGGCGGGGCCGGGCTGGGCGGCATCTTCGGGGCGCTGACGGGCAGCGACCACGGTGACTACGTCAAGTTGCTGCGCCGCATGGGCGTGCCGCCCGCCGAGGCCGAGCGCTTCCAGAAGGCGATGGGCGACGGCCACGTCCTCGTGATCGCCCGTGACCCCGACGCCCGCCGGGCTGACGAGGCCCTCAGCCTGATGCGCCGTCACGGCGCCGTGCGCCTTGAGGACGCCGTGGGCGGCGGCCGTCTCCAGAGCGAGCGCGAGGGGCAGGACGGGCGCTAGGCGAGGGGGGCACGGCAGGAGCGGCGGGGGAGACCTCGCCGCTTTTCTTGTTCAGGGCCGCGTCGCCTGCTCCGGCCACACCAGCACCCGGTCGGTCACCGTGGGCCACTCGGCGGGAAGGTTGATGTCCCATCCCTCGCCCACGATGCGCCGCACCGGCACCACCCCCACCCCACTGCCGCACACCCAGGCGCGGGTGACGCGGGGCAGGTCGGTCACCCCGACGGGCCGGGTCTCGAAGGACTGGCCCGACACAAACGCCGCCCGCGTGACCCCTGGCAATCCGCCCGACGGCACGACCAGCCGCCCGTCCAGCTCCAGCAGCGGCGAGGTCCGGCTTCCGTCCACGAGGTTGCCGGCCCCGTCGGTGAGCCAGCCCTCGAAGGCTCCGGCTGCTGCCCGGCCCGCGAGGAGGTAGGGCAAATAATTCCCGGTCTTGTGCCCGGCGAGTTGCGGGTGGACCTGCACGCCCGTGAGCCGCACGGCGACGCCTCCCTCGGGCCTCGGCCCTGCTACCAGCGGTCGCCGGGACCAGAAGGTGCCGTCCGGGGTCACGGTGACGCGCAGCAGGCCCCAGCCTGCCTCTTCCAGCCGGGGGGGCTCGTCTTCCGGGGCGGGGAGGCCCAACCACTCGCACGTTCCGCGTAATCGGGCGAGGTGCTGGGGCCACAGCAGCGGCACCCCGTCCCAGGTCCGCACTGTGGTAAAGGCCGACTCGCCCAGCAGCCAGGCGGGAGCCTGCACGTCGGGCGGGAGGCGCCTCACCCCCGCGCCTCCCGGCTCAGCCGCAGCCAGTTGCCCAGCAGCACCCGGCCCGCCGGACTCAGGACGCTCTCCGGGTGAAACTGCACCCCCCACGCGGGGCGGCCCGGCACCTCCAGCGCCATGACCTCGCCGTCCTCGCTGCGGGCGGTGACGAATTCACCCGGCAGACCGCGCACCACCAGCGAGTGATAGCGGCCGAAGGGGGCACCGTCCGCGACCCCCGCGAAAAGGCCCACCCCCTCATGCCGCACCGCCGCCGGGCGGCCGTGGACCGGGGCGGCCCGTTCCACCCGGCCCCCCAGCACCTCGCCCAGCGCCTGATGCCCCAGGCAGACGCCCAGCAGCGGCACCCCCCCCTCCAGGCAGCGGCGGGTCAGCTCCAGCGTGGGGCCGCTCGTGGCGGGGGTACCCGGCCCCGGCCCCACGAGGACGGCGTCCGGGTGGGAGGCGAGGAGAGAATCGGCGCTCTCGTCCTGAGTCCGCAGGTCCACCTCCGCCCCCAGCGCGAGCAGGTCGTGGACGAGGTTGAGGGTGAACGAATCGCGGTTGTCGAGGACCAGCACCCGCAGGCCCGTGCGCGTCTCCGCAGGCGGGGGTGCCCAGGGACGCCCCGGCGCGGGCGGTGCGGGCGGCTGCGGCGGGCGCCCCGGCTGGCCCGCCAGCACGGCAAGGAGGGCCTGCGCCTTGTGCACCGTCTCCTGCGCCTCCCGCCGGGGGTCGGCGTCGATGACAGTGCCGCCGCCCGCGCGGACGGTGACGGTCCAGCCCTCATCTGTGC from Deinococcus sp. HSC-46F16 encodes:
- a CDS encoding aminotransferase class IV — translated: MRRLPPDVQAPAWLLGESAFTTVRTWDGVPLLWPQHLARLRGTCEWLGLPAPEDEPPRLEEAGWGLLRVTVTPDGTFWSRRPLVAGPRPEGGVAVRLTGVQVHPQLAGHKTGNYLPYLLAGRAAAGAFEGWLTDGAGNLVDGSRTSPLLELDGRLVVPSGGLPGVTRAAFVSGQSFETRPVGVTDLPRVTRAWVCGSGVGVVPVRRIVGEGWDINLPAEWPTVTDRVLVWPEQATRP
- a CDS encoding general stress protein; protein product: MESVVALFRDPRQAQGVLTALQARGFDRDHLAFALTDVVAENDLAQATGVSPEEGAPGGSASVIRGILRGVLAALALTVPIWLLLLWIPETRVYQEGGLLTILFGVIGGAGLGGIFGALTGSDHGDYVKLLRRMGVPPAEAERFQKAMGDGHVLVIARDPDARRADEALSLMRRHGAVRLEDAVGGGRLQSEREGQDGR